Proteins from a single region of Stigmatella erecta:
- a CDS encoding NfeD family protein, with amino-acid sequence MDLTPTAWQLWLVAALVFGGLEMSLSGFVTLWFALGALVAALASALGLGINGQLLLFTATAGALFVTSRTLFKKAFMRKATLLRTGVEAMLGQEAVVIEAVLDPQGGTVRINGELWAARSLSGPVGEGERVTVEQIEGLKLWVRRSTARHEVLLHSEEGTG; translated from the coding sequence ATGGACCTGACCCCTACCGCCTGGCAGCTCTGGCTCGTCGCGGCGCTCGTCTTCGGAGGCCTGGAGATGTCGCTCTCCGGCTTCGTGACGCTGTGGTTCGCGCTGGGAGCGCTCGTGGCTGCGCTCGCCTCGGCGCTGGGGCTGGGGATTAACGGGCAGCTGTTGCTGTTCACGGCCACGGCTGGCGCCCTGTTCGTCACCTCGCGCACGCTCTTCAAGAAGGCGTTCATGCGCAAGGCCACCCTGCTGCGGACCGGGGTGGAGGCCATGCTGGGACAGGAGGCGGTGGTCATCGAGGCCGTCCTGGATCCACAGGGTGGCACGGTGCGGATCAACGGTGAGCTGTGGGCGGCCCGCTCGCTGTCGGGGCCGGTGGGCGAAGGCGAGCGCGTCACCGTGGAGCAGATCGAAGGGTTGAAGCTGTGGGTGCGGCGTTCAACGGCGCGGCACGAGGTTCTCCTCCATTCAGAAGAAGGGACAGGCTGA
- the lon gene encoding endopeptidase La: MSDDKKKGASASAMPTAMAPPGLINKEDIPQVLPILPLRNSVFFPGGVLPLAVGRQKTIALIKDAVRDDQVIGVVTQRRAEEEDPGSSDLYTMGTVARIVKLLKMGEDNYSLVVQGLARFRVLELVQEAPYLKARVDAVEDKTSAENVEVEALGINLKKLAREVIELMPELPAAATELVESITHPGHLADLIAANVDVPIEEKQAVLETVDLKARMKLVLELLNRKREILKLSNKIDSAVKGEMSKTQREYYLRQQLKAIKEELGEMGEEEEELDELQERLKKAGLPPEVEKVAQKELNRLKTIPAASSEYTVARTYLDWIADLPWAKISEDNLDIENARQVLDKDHYGIKKVKKRILEYLAVRKLKNDMRGPILCLVGPPGVGKTSLGQSVAKATGRKFVRLSLGGVRDEAEIRGHRRTYVGALPGRFIQSMKKSGMKNPVMMLDEIDKLGADFRGDPSAALLEVLDPEQNNTFSDHYLDVPFDLSKVMFIATANQLDPIPGPLRDRMEIIELTGYTFEEKQSIARIHLVPKQLKEHGLSTDHIEVTDDALLTLTTSYTREAGVRNLERRIADLCRAVAVEVAGGKTDKQTVNAERVKEILGPETYYSEVAERTEVPGVATGLAWTAAGGDLLFIEATKMAGKGGMTLTGQLGDVMKESAAAALSYLRSKADALGISPNFLEKTDLHLHFPAGSIPKDGPSAGVTILTALTSLMTGIRVRSDTAMTGEATLRGLVLPVGGIKEKVLAAHRAGIKRVILPERCRKDLVDVPDQAKKELEFIFVTHMDDVLKAALETPPFKTPAGSSSGGEQPQTPLPGAAADGSAPEVRAGESRN, encoded by the coding sequence ATGTCTGACGACAAGAAGAAAGGCGCATCGGCCAGCGCCATGCCGACGGCCATGGCCCCCCCGGGCCTCATCAACAAGGAGGACATTCCCCAGGTTCTCCCCATCCTTCCCCTGCGCAACTCCGTCTTCTTCCCCGGCGGCGTGCTCCCGCTGGCGGTCGGCCGCCAGAAGACCATCGCGCTCATCAAGGACGCGGTGCGCGATGACCAGGTCATCGGCGTCGTCACCCAGCGCCGCGCCGAGGAAGAGGATCCAGGCTCCTCGGATCTCTACACGATGGGCACCGTCGCCCGGATCGTGAAACTCTTGAAGATGGGCGAGGACAACTACTCGCTCGTCGTCCAAGGCCTGGCGCGCTTCCGCGTGCTGGAGCTGGTGCAGGAGGCGCCCTACCTCAAGGCCCGCGTGGACGCGGTCGAGGACAAGACGTCGGCGGAGAACGTCGAAGTCGAGGCGCTCGGCATCAACCTGAAGAAGCTGGCGCGCGAAGTCATCGAGCTGATGCCGGAGCTGCCCGCGGCGGCCACCGAGCTGGTGGAGTCCATCACCCACCCGGGCCACCTGGCGGACCTCATCGCCGCCAACGTGGACGTGCCCATCGAGGAGAAGCAGGCCGTCCTGGAGACGGTGGACCTCAAGGCGCGCATGAAGCTCGTGCTGGAGCTGCTCAACCGCAAGCGCGAGATCCTCAAGCTCTCCAACAAGATCGACTCCGCCGTGAAGGGCGAGATGTCGAAGACCCAGCGCGAGTACTACCTGCGCCAGCAGCTCAAGGCGATCAAGGAAGAGCTCGGCGAGATGGGCGAGGAGGAGGAGGAGCTCGACGAGCTGCAGGAGCGCCTGAAGAAGGCCGGCCTGCCCCCTGAAGTCGAGAAGGTGGCCCAGAAGGAGCTCAACCGCCTGAAGACGATTCCGGCGGCCTCCAGCGAGTACACCGTCGCGCGCACCTACCTCGATTGGATCGCCGACCTGCCGTGGGCGAAGATCTCCGAGGACAACCTCGACATCGAGAACGCGCGCCAGGTCCTGGACAAGGACCACTACGGCATCAAGAAGGTCAAGAAGCGCATCCTGGAGTACCTGGCCGTCCGCAAGCTGAAGAACGACATGCGCGGCCCCATCCTCTGCCTGGTGGGCCCCCCGGGTGTCGGTAAGACGTCGCTCGGCCAGAGCGTCGCCAAGGCCACCGGCCGCAAGTTCGTGCGCCTGTCCCTGGGCGGCGTGCGCGACGAGGCGGAGATCCGCGGCCACCGGCGCACCTACGTCGGCGCGCTGCCGGGCCGCTTCATCCAGAGCATGAAGAAGTCCGGGATGAAGAACCCGGTCATGATGCTGGACGAGATCGACAAGCTGGGCGCGGACTTCCGCGGCGACCCGAGCGCGGCGCTGCTGGAGGTGCTGGACCCGGAGCAGAACAACACGTTCAGCGACCACTACCTGGATGTGCCGTTCGACCTCTCCAAGGTCATGTTCATCGCCACCGCCAACCAGCTGGATCCCATCCCCGGGCCGCTCCGGGACCGCATGGAGATCATCGAGCTGACCGGCTACACGTTCGAGGAGAAGCAGAGCATCGCGCGCATCCACCTCGTGCCCAAGCAGCTCAAGGAGCACGGGCTGTCGACGGACCACATCGAGGTGACCGACGACGCGCTGCTCACGCTCACCACCTCGTACACCCGCGAGGCCGGTGTGCGTAACCTCGAGCGCCGCATCGCGGACCTGTGCCGCGCGGTGGCGGTGGAGGTGGCCGGCGGAAAGACGGACAAGCAGACCGTCAACGCCGAGCGCGTCAAGGAGATCCTCGGGCCCGAGACCTACTACTCCGAGGTGGCCGAGCGCACCGAGGTTCCGGGCGTGGCCACGGGTCTGGCCTGGACGGCGGCCGGTGGCGACCTGCTCTTCATCGAGGCGACGAAGATGGCCGGCAAGGGCGGCATGACGCTCACCGGTCAGCTCGGCGACGTGATGAAGGAGAGCGCCGCGGCGGCCCTGAGCTACCTGCGCAGCAAGGCGGACGCGCTGGGCATCAGCCCGAACTTCCTCGAGAAGACGGACCTGCACCTGCACTTCCCCGCAGGCTCCATCCCGAAGGACGGCCCCTCGGCCGGCGTCACCATCCTCACGGCGCTCACCAGCCTCATGACGGGTATCCGGGTGCGCAGTGACACGGCGATGACGGGCGAGGCCACGCTGCGTGGCCTGGTGCTGCCGGTGGGCGGCATCAAGGAGAAGGTGCTCGCGGCGCACCGCGCGGGCATCAAGCGGGTCATCCTGCCCGAGCGCTGCCGCAAGGACCTGGTGGACGTGCCGGACCAGGCCAAGAAGGAGCTGGAGTTCATCTTCGTCACCCACATGGATGACGTGCTGAAGGCCGCGCTGGAGACGCCGCCGTTCAAGACCCCGGCGGGCTCCTCCTCGGGCGGCGAGCAGCCCCAGACGCCGCTGCCGGGCGCCGCGGCGGACGGCAGCGCTCCGGAGGTCCGGGCGGGCGAGAGCCGCAACTAG
- a CDS encoding ImuA family protein, translating into MSAAAEDRTGAVVEQLRERIRQLQAAPRGSLATLRTGVEEVDALLPSGGFPLGQALELCGEMASGRTSLALRAVAAAHQERRLCAWVDGPKELYPPAAAAMGVDLTRLLIVRPKVPAQLAWTAVQLARSGAFACVVLDLSQGLAAGGTGKAPGVRLSLAEGKKLADAAFRGGSLLLLLSSPSAPADGVTRLRTESEGAERLSVEVVRSRQGGLGTRAVLPWQALYPALGTEEAAALRLAEELPTGEEDRMPEFYRGRSWERRNGVCGIQGQRPGRDAAMPSFRSRLGGNPPSS; encoded by the coding sequence ATGAGCGCGGCAGCGGAGGATCGGACGGGGGCGGTGGTGGAGCAGCTGCGCGAGCGGATCCGCCAGCTCCAGGCGGCGCCTCGGGGCTCTCTGGCCACGCTGCGCACCGGGGTCGAGGAAGTCGATGCGCTCTTGCCCTCGGGGGGCTTTCCCCTGGGGCAGGCCCTGGAGCTGTGCGGGGAGATGGCCTCCGGGCGCACCAGCCTGGCGCTGCGCGCGGTGGCGGCGGCGCACCAGGAGCGCCGGTTGTGCGCCTGGGTGGATGGCCCCAAGGAACTCTATCCCCCCGCGGCGGCGGCGATGGGGGTGGACCTGACGCGGCTGCTCATCGTGCGCCCCAAGGTGCCGGCCCAGCTGGCCTGGACGGCGGTGCAGCTCGCCCGGAGCGGGGCCTTCGCCTGCGTGGTGCTGGACCTGTCCCAGGGACTGGCCGCGGGGGGCACCGGGAAGGCCCCGGGCGTGCGCCTGTCGTTGGCGGAGGGCAAGAAGCTGGCGGACGCCGCCTTCCGGGGCGGGAGCCTGCTGCTGCTGCTGTCCTCTCCCAGCGCCCCGGCGGATGGCGTGACGCGGCTCCGGACGGAGTCCGAGGGGGCCGAGCGGCTCTCGGTGGAGGTGGTGCGCAGCCGGCAGGGCGGCCTGGGCACCCGGGCCGTGTTGCCGTGGCAGGCGCTCTATCCAGCGCTGGGGACGGAGGAGGCCGCGGCCCTGCGGCTCGCGGAGGAGCTGCCCACCGGGGAGGAGGACCGCATGCCGGAGTTCTACCGGGGACGCTCGTGGGAGCGCCGCAACGGGGTGTGCGGCATCCAGGGCCAGCGCCCGGGACGGGATGCGGCGATGCCTTCCTTCCGCTCGCGCCTGGGCGGAAACCCGCCGTCGAGCTGA
- a CDS encoding SPFH domain-containing protein codes for MLTVLLVVAALVVGVALMTGLRIVPQAKVMVVERLGRFHHVAHSGLNVLIPFLDSPRAIEMRTGNRYLRSNTVDLREQVMGFDTVQVITHDNVTMEVGSVIYYQITDPAKTLYQVENLALAIEQLTMTNLRNIMGGLTLDQTLTSRETVNTKLRIVLDEATEKWGVKVTRVELREIEPPQAIKDAMAKQMTAERERRAEVTKAEGDKAAAILQAEGEKISRILRAEAERDAEVARAEGHKRAVVLEAEAKAEATRLVFEAVHSGRATPEILALRYLETLQELGKGDNKVFVPYEASAALGSVGMLKELFAKEGTAATPAGKPVPSAAALSAQSLARSVIQPPQAQPVRRGSSPAQDE; via the coding sequence ATGTTGACCGTATTGCTCGTCGTCGCGGCGTTGGTGGTGGGCGTGGCCCTCATGACCGGCCTGCGGATCGTCCCCCAGGCGAAGGTCATGGTGGTGGAGCGGCTGGGGCGGTTCCACCATGTGGCCCACAGTGGCCTGAACGTCCTCATCCCCTTCCTGGACAGCCCCCGCGCCATCGAGATGCGCACGGGCAACCGCTACCTGCGCAGCAACACGGTGGACTTGCGCGAGCAGGTGATGGGCTTCGACACCGTGCAGGTCATCACCCACGACAACGTGACGATGGAGGTGGGCTCGGTCATCTATTACCAGATCACCGATCCGGCCAAGACGCTCTACCAGGTGGAGAACCTGGCGCTGGCCATCGAGCAGCTGACGATGACGAACCTGCGCAACATCATGGGCGGGCTGACGCTGGACCAGACGCTGACCAGCCGCGAGACGGTGAACACCAAGCTGCGCATCGTGCTGGACGAGGCCACGGAGAAGTGGGGCGTGAAGGTGACGCGCGTGGAGCTGCGCGAGATCGAGCCCCCGCAGGCCATCAAGGACGCGATGGCCAAGCAGATGACGGCCGAGCGTGAGCGCCGCGCCGAGGTGACGAAGGCCGAGGGCGACAAGGCGGCGGCCATTCTCCAGGCCGAGGGCGAGAAGATCTCCCGCATCCTGCGGGCCGAGGCCGAGCGCGACGCGGAGGTCGCCCGCGCGGAGGGCCACAAGCGCGCGGTGGTGCTGGAGGCGGAGGCGAAGGCGGAGGCCACGCGGCTGGTGTTCGAGGCGGTGCACTCGGGCCGGGCCACGCCGGAGATCCTCGCGCTGCGCTACCTGGAGACGCTGCAGGAGCTGGGCAAGGGGGACAACAAGGTGTTCGTCCCCTACGAGGCCTCCGCGGCCCTGGGCAGCGTGGGCATGCTCAAGGAGCTGTTCGCCAAGGAAGGCACTGCTGCCACCCCGGCGGGCAAGCCTGTCCCGTCCGCCGCAGCCCTGAGCGCCCAATCCCTGGCGCGCAGCGTGATACAGCCCCCGCAGGCCCAGCCGGTTCGCCGGGGTTCCTCGCCGGCCCAGGACGAGTAG
- a CDS encoding ATP-binding cassette domain-containing protein yields MPSLRAHGVSFAFSDAVPLLSEVEFHLSPGWTGLVGANGAGKSTLLRLLAGALTPTEGHLQFEPPTPLVCFCPQGVEALTRDISAFAESWDAVARRVLGQLGLEPGALERWPTLSPGERKRWQVGAALASEPDVLLLDEPTNHLDAEARQWLISALRRFRGIGILVSHDRELLETLTTHTLRVHAGEARLWPGAYAAARQAWEAEREGALSVRQHAQETHRKVRQQLDQARREHQAANASRHTGRRIKDKYDNDARSMGAKVVAGWAEARAGRRVGVLRDEAERAAEAIGEFQADKTLGRSVFVDYVRSPNPWLFTLEDYTLRAGEVELLGPVTLGVGRESRIRIEGPNGAGKTTLLKALLAHARIPRERVLALPQDVSPAEGQEALEAVRALPPEERGRVLSLVSALGVDPERLLASEQPSPGEARKLLIARGLGQHAWALVLDEPTNHLDLPSIERLEAALSNYPGALVLVTHDTHFARQCTTERWLVEGGQISSSN; encoded by the coding sequence ATGCCGTCCCTTCGCGCCCATGGCGTGTCCTTCGCCTTTTCAGACGCTGTTCCCCTGCTGTCCGAAGTGGAGTTTCACCTCTCGCCTGGCTGGACGGGCCTCGTCGGTGCCAATGGCGCCGGTAAGTCCACGCTCCTGCGCCTGCTGGCCGGAGCGCTGACGCCCACCGAAGGACATCTTCAGTTCGAGCCGCCCACGCCCCTCGTGTGCTTCTGTCCTCAGGGCGTCGAGGCCCTGACCCGCGACATCTCCGCCTTCGCCGAGTCCTGGGACGCGGTGGCGCGGCGGGTGCTCGGGCAGCTCGGCCTGGAGCCGGGCGCGCTCGAGCGCTGGCCCACCCTGTCTCCCGGGGAGCGCAAGCGCTGGCAGGTGGGCGCCGCGCTGGCCAGCGAGCCCGATGTCCTGCTGCTCGATGAGCCCACCAACCACCTGGATGCGGAGGCCCGCCAGTGGCTCATCTCCGCACTGCGCCGGTTCCGGGGCATTGGCATTCTCGTCTCCCACGACCGGGAACTGCTGGAGACGCTGACCACCCACACGCTGCGCGTTCATGCGGGGGAGGCCCGGCTGTGGCCCGGTGCCTACGCCGCCGCCCGGCAGGCCTGGGAGGCCGAGCGCGAAGGTGCGCTCTCGGTCCGGCAACACGCCCAGGAGACTCACCGGAAGGTGCGCCAGCAGCTCGACCAGGCCCGGCGGGAGCACCAAGCCGCCAACGCCTCGCGCCACACGGGCCGGCGCATCAAGGACAAGTACGACAACGACGCACGCTCCATGGGCGCGAAGGTTGTCGCGGGCTGGGCGGAGGCGCGCGCGGGCCGGCGCGTGGGCGTGCTCCGGGACGAGGCGGAGCGGGCCGCCGAGGCCATCGGCGAGTTCCAGGCAGACAAGACGCTGGGGCGCTCGGTCTTCGTGGACTACGTGCGCTCACCCAACCCGTGGTTGTTCACCCTGGAGGATTACACCCTGCGCGCCGGAGAGGTGGAGCTGCTCGGCCCGGTAACCCTGGGCGTGGGCCGCGAGAGCCGCATCCGCATCGAGGGGCCCAACGGCGCGGGAAAGACGACGCTGCTCAAGGCCCTGCTGGCGCATGCCCGCATCCCCCGGGAACGGGTGCTCGCCCTTCCGCAGGACGTGAGCCCGGCGGAGGGCCAGGAGGCGCTCGAAGCGGTGCGGGCGTTGCCCCCCGAGGAGCGTGGGCGGGTGCTGTCCCTGGTCTCCGCGCTGGGGGTGGATCCGGAGCGGCTCCTCGCCTCGGAGCAGCCCTCGCCCGGCGAGGCGCGCAAGCTGCTCATCGCCCGGGGACTGGGACAGCATGCCTGGGCGCTGGTGCTGGACGAGCCCACCAACCACCTGGACTTGCCCTCCATCGAACGCCTGGAAGCCGCCCTGTCCAACTACCCGGGGGCCCTGGTGCTGGTGACACATGACACACACTTCGCGCGCCAGTGCACCACGGAGCGGTGGCTCGTGGAAGGCGGCCAGATCTCCTCCTCGAATTAA
- a CDS encoding Y-family DNA polymerase — translation MRWGYLHFTRFPAQRKVIESPSLAGKPFVLVEEVRGQRKVAFGSTSALKAGVRPDMTLTAACALEPSLQHFPYRAEEEARALSSLGEALLCVAPAFQLAAPEGLWFDAGAAHLFGGEEGLCARALEVCSDHGYRGRAVVASELFTGQALARHGKSPVRVVPEGGSAMALAPLPLLALEAPARAPFLALGFSTLGEVAALPGGAVTARGGAASLRAHLLCQGRDDTRFVAAVLEEVLEERMTLEWPAESFEPLQFALKTVLDRLCARLAGRRRAAVQLTFTLQLDPKGHVELPLTLARPTARSKLLLDLARHRLSDLKLENPVAALSIRVDEHSEDRGQQLALGDAPEGDAALEVVLSRLATTLGEEALFCAALETVHRPEQAYAARAFRPPPATRAMAGELLPKEEREVSVEEALRERPSRLLEAPAPLEAEITESGELLATWLLGRRRRVTAMAGPERLSGEWWAETPFSRDYYRVHVEGLGPAWVFRDARDGRFYLQGLFD, via the coding sequence ATGCGGTGGGGATATCTGCACTTCACGCGCTTTCCGGCACAGCGGAAGGTCATCGAGTCGCCCAGCCTGGCGGGCAAGCCCTTCGTGCTCGTGGAGGAGGTGCGCGGCCAGCGCAAGGTGGCCTTCGGCTCCACGAGTGCCCTGAAGGCCGGGGTCCGGCCGGACATGACGCTGACGGCCGCCTGCGCCCTGGAGCCCTCGCTTCAGCATTTTCCCTACCGCGCCGAGGAGGAGGCTCGGGCCCTGAGCTCGCTGGGGGAGGCGCTGCTGTGTGTCGCCCCGGCCTTTCAGCTCGCCGCGCCCGAGGGCCTGTGGTTCGACGCGGGCGCCGCGCACCTGTTCGGCGGGGAGGAGGGCCTGTGCGCCCGGGCCCTGGAGGTGTGCTCGGACCATGGGTACCGGGGCCGGGCGGTGGTGGCCTCGGAGCTGTTCACCGGCCAGGCCCTGGCCCGCCATGGCAAGAGCCCCGTGCGGGTCGTCCCCGAGGGCGGGAGTGCCATGGCGCTGGCCCCGCTGCCCCTCCTGGCCCTGGAGGCGCCCGCCCGCGCGCCCTTCCTGGCGCTCGGCTTCAGCACCCTGGGCGAGGTGGCGGCGTTGCCCGGGGGGGCGGTGACAGCACGAGGGGGGGCCGCCAGCCTGCGCGCGCACCTGCTGTGCCAGGGGCGGGATGACACGCGCTTCGTGGCGGCGGTGCTGGAGGAGGTGCTGGAGGAGCGCATGACGCTGGAGTGGCCCGCCGAGTCCTTCGAGCCCCTTCAGTTCGCGCTCAAGACGGTGCTGGACCGGCTCTGTGCGCGGCTCGCGGGACGGCGCCGGGCCGCGGTGCAGCTCACCTTCACCTTGCAGCTGGATCCCAAGGGCCACGTCGAGCTGCCGCTCACCCTGGCCCGGCCCACGGCCCGCTCGAAGCTCCTGTTGGACCTGGCCCGGCACCGGCTGTCCGACCTGAAGCTGGAGAACCCGGTGGCCGCACTCTCCATCCGGGTGGATGAGCACAGCGAGGACCGGGGGCAGCAGCTGGCCCTGGGAGACGCCCCGGAGGGGGATGCGGCCCTGGAGGTGGTGCTGTCACGGCTGGCCACGACGCTGGGGGAGGAGGCGCTCTTCTGCGCGGCCCTGGAGACCGTCCACCGGCCCGAGCAGGCCTATGCGGCCCGGGCCTTCCGGCCGCCTCCCGCCACGCGAGCCATGGCCGGAGAGCTGCTTCCGAAAGAGGAGCGGGAGGTGTCCGTGGAGGAGGCGTTGCGCGAGCGGCCCTCGCGCCTCCTGGAAGCGCCCGCCCCGCTGGAGGCGGAAATCACGGAGTCCGGGGAGCTGCTCGCCACGTGGTTGCTGGGCCGCAGGCGCCGGGTGACGGCGATGGCCGGTCCCGAGCGCTTGAGCGGGGAATGGTGGGCGGAGACGCCCTTCAGCCGGGACTACTACCGGGTGCATGTCGAAGGGCTGGGCCCCGCGTGGGTGTTCCGGGATGCGCGGGATGGCCGCTTCTATCTCCAGGGGCTCTTCGACTGA
- a CDS encoding vWA domain-containing protein, with translation MRVHNPARIVLLSALLGWGAACDSPVNQPGSGVPGRCQADAPVIPPQKTDILFVIDNSGSMSEEQAAIATELPAFLEQLRQGGGVAQDFRVGVITTSVYLRTRGGVDLFEQEGGRLRPVPAAGGAPGTEKFIEGTDPQLLEKFRRLVVQGIGGSGQETPFEAVRLAVADPGLADLPLEQGGNKGFLRDGARLLVVVVTDEEDCSSTQRPPPVILTAETSKDLCSEQADQLTSVGEYFDIFQSLRDGRGASREVLWATIGPVGLRNKDVGLVQDTTPQGTYVRNVDCPTSYGPGFRQRAMAERFNSSLANLDSICKPDYRESLVSIAALAAISQSVEVMNIPDPMLAQVRVTRQDGSVQTCSVAGGDLRYDASGEDRPARLFFLGSCLREPGDQAVEVKLLCAE, from the coding sequence GTGAGGGTCCACAATCCTGCTCGAATCGTCCTGTTGTCCGCCCTCCTGGGATGGGGGGCAGCGTGTGACTCCCCGGTGAACCAGCCCGGCTCGGGCGTTCCGGGCCGCTGCCAGGCCGATGCACCGGTCATCCCCCCCCAGAAGACGGACATCCTCTTCGTCATCGACAACTCGGGCTCGATGTCCGAGGAGCAGGCGGCGATCGCCACCGAGCTGCCTGCCTTCCTGGAGCAGCTGCGCCAGGGCGGCGGGGTGGCCCAGGATTTCCGGGTGGGGGTCATCACCACGTCCGTGTATCTGCGCACCCGGGGAGGGGTCGACCTCTTCGAGCAGGAGGGGGGGCGTTTGAGGCCTGTTCCCGCCGCGGGCGGTGCGCCGGGCACCGAGAAGTTCATCGAGGGGACGGATCCGCAGCTGCTGGAGAAGTTCCGCCGGTTGGTGGTCCAGGGCATCGGGGGCAGCGGCCAGGAGACGCCCTTCGAGGCCGTCCGGCTGGCAGTGGCCGACCCCGGGCTGGCTGATCTCCCGCTGGAGCAGGGAGGGAACAAGGGGTTCCTGAGGGACGGGGCCCGGTTGCTGGTGGTGGTGGTGACGGACGAGGAGGACTGCAGCTCCACCCAGCGCCCGCCCCCGGTCATCCTCACGGCGGAGACCTCCAAGGACCTGTGCTCGGAGCAGGCGGATCAGCTCACGTCCGTGGGCGAGTACTTCGACATCTTCCAGTCCCTGCGGGACGGCCGCGGCGCGTCGCGCGAGGTGCTGTGGGCCACCATCGGCCCGGTGGGCCTGCGCAACAAGGATGTAGGGCTGGTCCAGGACACCACGCCGCAAGGTACCTACGTGCGCAACGTGGACTGCCCGACCTCCTATGGGCCCGGCTTCCGCCAGCGCGCCATGGCCGAGCGCTTCAACAGCTCGCTCGCCAACCTGGACTCCATCTGCAAGCCGGACTACCGCGAGTCGCTGGTGTCCATCGCGGCGCTGGCCGCCATCTCCCAGAGCGTGGAGGTGATGAACATCCCGGATCCGATGCTGGCCCAGGTGCGGGTGACCCGGCAGGACGGCTCGGTCCAGACGTGCAGCGTGGCCGGGGGAGACCTGCGCTACGACGCCTCCGGCGAGGACCGGCCCGCGCGCCTCTTCTTCCTGGGCAGCTGCCTGCGCGAGCCCGGAGACCAGGCCGTCGAGGTGAAGCTGCTGTGCGCCGAGTAG